A part of Myxococcales bacterium genomic DNA contains:
- a CDS encoding bifunctional SulP family inorganic anion transporter/carbonic anhydrase, producing the protein MRTWLSDLSAGLVVFLVALPLCLGIALASQAPLISGLLAGIIGGIVVGALSGSHTSVSGPAAALTAVIAIQINNFGSFQAFLAALIICGIVQIIIGALRAGFIAAFFPSSVINGLLSAIGLILVLKQVPHLVGWDQDFEGEMSFIQPDQQTTFSELLTSFFNWHSGSLLIGMVCLLFLIYFDSKKRAQYLIIPSQLMTVFVGLILNYLFSYFAPNLFVESMHRVNVPVITDISNVFNVLIAPDFNAFKNPQIYFAGLSLAIVASLATLLNLEAVDKIDPAQRVSPPNRELFAQGVGNLILGFIGGLPVTSVIVRGSVNINAQASSKKSAIFHGIFLLISVLVLPMWLNAIPLSCLAAILIVTGAKLVNIKNMKRIWDKGIDQFVPFSFTVVGILFTDLLVGIALGMGASIFFILISHYKGPLKIIYEKYFSGDVLRINLANQVSFLNRTSVEHILKSIKDHKTIIIDASGAQYIDADILRVIDNFVEEKSHDKNTNISLVGFENKFGIKDQVRYQIHTDQELQRSLTSEQILQMMKDGNKRFVSGQRIPRDFNRQLLATAKGQYPLAVTLSCIDSRTPVELIFDVGIGDIFSIRLAGNVVSERVMGSLEFACSIAGAKLIMVMGHTKCGAVSAAISLHNQGKSAREVYGCEHLDHLMSDIQKSMNFSRFKKEFTDYDSYKEELETMAVKANVLQSMDIISRESKIIKQLLDEQKVELVGCVFDITSGKVDFV; encoded by the coding sequence TTGAGAACATGGTTGAGTGATCTTTCTGCTGGTCTTGTAGTTTTTTTAGTAGCTTTGCCTTTGTGTTTAGGTATTGCTTTGGCATCCCAGGCTCCACTTATTTCTGGGCTATTGGCGGGAATTATTGGAGGAATTGTTGTAGGTGCGCTGAGCGGTTCTCATACCAGTGTCAGCGGTCCTGCAGCTGCCCTGACGGCTGTCATTGCCATTCAAATTAATAATTTTGGATCATTCCAAGCATTTCTGGCTGCCCTTATTATTTGTGGTATTGTGCAAATTATCATAGGTGCGTTGCGAGCAGGTTTTATCGCAGCTTTCTTCCCATCCAGCGTTATAAATGGTTTGTTGTCTGCTATAGGCCTAATTTTGGTGTTGAAACAGGTTCCTCACTTGGTGGGTTGGGATCAAGATTTTGAAGGGGAAATGTCTTTTATTCAGCCGGATCAGCAGACTACATTTTCGGAATTGCTCACATCATTTTTTAATTGGCATTCAGGTTCACTGCTGATTGGAATGGTGTGTCTTTTGTTTTTAATTTATTTCGACAGCAAAAAAAGAGCTCAATACTTAATAATTCCTTCCCAACTGATGACTGTTTTTGTTGGGTTGATTTTAAATTATTTGTTTTCTTATTTTGCACCGAATTTATTTGTTGAAAGTATGCACAGAGTAAATGTTCCGGTTATCACTGATATATCAAATGTATTTAATGTTCTTATTGCACCTGATTTTAACGCATTTAAAAACCCTCAAATTTATTTTGCGGGTTTATCCTTAGCTATCGTTGCCTCTTTAGCAACTCTATTGAATCTCGAAGCTGTTGATAAAATTGATCCTGCTCAGCGGGTTTCACCGCCTAATCGAGAACTATTTGCACAGGGAGTGGGTAATCTAATATTAGGATTTATTGGAGGGCTGCCTGTAACTTCGGTTATTGTAAGAGGTTCGGTAAACATTAATGCTCAAGCTTCATCAAAAAAATCAGCAATCTTTCATGGCATCTTTTTGTTGATTTCGGTTCTTGTTTTGCCCATGTGGCTTAATGCTATTCCTCTGTCATGTCTCGCAGCAATTTTGATAGTTACCGGAGCAAAACTAGTCAATATAAAAAATATGAAACGTATATGGGACAAAGGCATTGATCAATTTGTTCCTTTTTCTTTTACTGTGGTTGGTATTTTGTTTACAGATTTATTGGTTGGTATTGCTCTTGGGATGGGTGCAAGTATTTTTTTCATTCTGATCAGTCACTATAAGGGGCCGTTAAAAATAATATATGAAAAATATTTCAGCGGTGATGTTTTAAGAATAAATCTAGCGAACCAAGTAAGTTTTTTAAACCGAACCTCTGTGGAGCATATTTTAAAAAGTATCAAGGATCATAAAACCATAATCATAGATGCAAGCGGAGCTCAGTATATCGATGCTGATATTTTGCGTGTCATAGATAATTTTGTTGAAGAAAAATCGCACGATAAAAATACGAACATAAGTTTGGTTGGTTTTGAAAATAAATTTGGTATTAAAGATCAAGTTCGTTACCAAATCCATACGGATCAAGAGCTACAGCGTTCACTAACTTCAGAGCAAATTCTTCAAATGATGAAGGATGGCAATAAAAGATTTGTCAGTGGGCAAAGAATTCCCAGAGATTTTAATCGTCAACTTTTGGCAACAGCAAAAGGACAATATCCGCTTGCTGTAACCTTAAGCTGCATCGATTCTAGAACACCAGTCGAACTTATTTTTGATGTGGGTATAGGAGATATTTTTAGTATAAGGCTTGCTGGTAATGTGGTGAGCGAACGCGTGATGGGGAGTTTAGAATTTGCCTGCTCTATTGCCGGGGCTAAGCTTATCATGGTGATGGGGCATACAAAATGCGGTGCAGTTTCTGCGGCGATTTCTTTGCATAACCAAGGAAAATCTGCGAGAGAAGTCTATGGATGTGAGCATCTCGATCATCTGATGTCAGATATACAAAAAAGTATGAATTTCTCACGCTTTAAAAAAGAATTTACTGACTATGATAGCTACAAAGAAGAACTAGAAACAATGGCAGTCAAAGCAAATGTTCTGCAAAGTATGGATATTATCAGTCGTGAAAGTAAAATTATAAAGCAATTATTGGATGAGCAAAAAGTTGAATTAGTTGGCTGTGTTTTTGACATAACTTCTGGGAAGGTAGACTTTGTGTAG
- a CDS encoding efflux RND transporter permease subunit: MKWTNFFIERPVTAVVVNIMLVISGLLAFKGLLIDEYPRIIVPKLSVETSYSNASTETIEKEITTPIEEKLSLVEGLEKISSESRAGHSKIHLWFSPKISMDRAFIQVNEQVSRISGKLPKEADPPRINRSGGGEPFLYLTVKSSALMGAELTHFTSTHIKNSFQGIDGLAEVKVWGPPYIMSVVLDPLAMHNQNIEPAQIVEVLKKNELLLQAGQTKSGQPIDLDVVARNPSDYEQMIIGNNSGAPVYLGDIAQIRLMDDDQEGIFRVDGQRAILIALVKASDANVLEVTKAVKKIIPKVNRDLRGKAHVYIESDKSIFVSESLKTIYKTIIEACILVLLIIFLFLRHVRATLIPLVTIPISLCATFLALKIFGLSINIISLLAMVLAVGLVVDDAIVVLENIFRYREQGLSALEAAKKGTQEIGFAIIAMTLTLMSVFLPLIFVSDITGALLREFAITLAAAVFFSGIVALSLSPLMCAKLLQKPAHENSIGRTILAGIIWLEKTYALLLHRFFNHQKIVYACLAVVIVCGAFVYQKLDSNLIPKEDRGIIGASIPDIPGFDSDDMDTYVDQVEQLFLSRSEVLKTLTSINEGYSHVIAILKPWKERKKHAETIVEEIRDEVKQLPLAVYPWSDNIGLDALQDDSNSDSSIVVAIKSPKSYVEIERIASALSERFGNDGILKDAHSDLNMNQLSIAVVLKREALTQLNISEKNISMALQTMSDRMRASSFNLEGQSYSVYLSSSSQVKDLELVYLSTKNGTQVPLSTVANIDYRVQAPTLRHLNQMRTAQVLANLSDSTSLSDARNYLDKTIPDIVPADMSVSYEGALGMQERSSKTFALLFLAGLIFIFAIMAIQFEDIIDPLIILLTVPFACIGGAFLLWVMGEGTNLYTQLGMLTLIGLITKHGILLTEFVSSKRKIGVDLKSAVFEAARLRFRPIIMTTAAMVLGALPLIISSGAGSEARRAIGIVIVGGLTFGTLLVLFVLPISIYSVYSLRTRLGN, translated from the coding sequence ATGAAGTGGACAAATTTTTTTATCGAACGCCCAGTCACTGCGGTTGTCGTAAACATAATGTTGGTAATCTCGGGCCTTTTGGCCTTTAAAGGCTTACTGATCGATGAATATCCTCGGATTATTGTTCCTAAGCTGAGCGTTGAAACAAGTTATAGCAATGCATCAACCGAAACTATTGAAAAAGAAATCACCACACCCATTGAAGAAAAACTTTCACTTGTGGAAGGGCTTGAAAAAATAAGTTCAGAATCAAGAGCAGGACACAGCAAAATTCATCTTTGGTTTTCACCAAAAATCTCTATGGATCGGGCCTTCATTCAAGTTAATGAGCAAGTCAGCAGAATATCCGGGAAGCTGCCCAAAGAAGCTGATCCTCCTCGAATAAATCGCAGTGGCGGGGGGGAGCCTTTCCTCTATCTTACGGTAAAAAGCTCCGCCTTGATGGGAGCCGAGCTTACTCACTTTACCTCCACTCACATCAAAAATAGCTTTCAAGGTATTGATGGGCTTGCCGAAGTAAAAGTATGGGGGCCTCCCTATATCATGAGTGTTGTGCTCGATCCTCTTGCCATGCACAACCAAAATATTGAACCTGCGCAAATTGTTGAAGTGCTCAAAAAAAATGAATTACTTTTGCAAGCAGGACAAACGAAAAGTGGCCAACCCATTGATTTAGATGTCGTCGCTAGAAATCCAAGCGATTATGAACAAATGATCATCGGCAACAACTCAGGAGCTCCTGTATATTTGGGTGATATCGCCCAAATAAGGCTTATGGATGATGATCAAGAAGGTATCTTTCGGGTTGATGGCCAACGTGCAATACTGATCGCACTGGTTAAAGCAAGCGATGCCAATGTGCTCGAAGTTACCAAGGCCGTAAAAAAAATAATTCCTAAAGTCAATCGTGACCTGCGCGGCAAGGCTCATGTTTATATCGAAAGTGACAAATCAATATTTGTTAGCGAATCATTAAAAACTATTTATAAAACCATTATTGAGGCATGTATTTTAGTTTTATTAATTATATTTTTATTTCTCAGGCATGTTCGTGCAACACTGATTCCCTTGGTTACCATTCCAATATCACTTTGTGCCACCTTTTTAGCTCTGAAAATTTTTGGGCTCTCTATCAATATTATTTCCCTCTTAGCAATGGTCCTGGCAGTTGGCTTAGTGGTTGATGACGCAATTGTTGTTTTGGAAAATATTTTTCGTTACCGAGAACAAGGCTTAAGTGCACTGGAAGCAGCTAAAAAAGGTACTCAAGAAATTGGTTTTGCTATCATTGCTATGACCTTAACCTTGATGAGCGTTTTTTTACCATTAATTTTTGTGTCGGATATAACAGGTGCACTGCTGAGAGAATTTGCTATTACTTTAGCTGCAGCGGTATTTTTCTCAGGTATTGTGGCATTGAGTTTATCGCCTCTCATGTGTGCTAAACTATTGCAAAAACCTGCGCATGAAAATTCCATTGGCCGTACAATTCTTGCAGGTATCATATGGCTTGAAAAAACGTACGCTCTTTTGCTTCATCGCTTTTTTAATCACCAAAAAATTGTTTACGCATGCTTGGCGGTTGTTATTGTGTGCGGGGCTTTTGTCTATCAAAAACTTGACTCCAACCTTATTCCTAAAGAAGACCGAGGCATTATTGGAGCATCAATTCCCGATATTCCTGGCTTTGACTCCGATGACATGGACACATATGTTGATCAGGTTGAGCAACTTTTTCTCTCTCGGTCAGAAGTATTAAAAACTCTAACATCGATAAACGAAGGATACAGCCACGTAATCGCTATCTTGAAACCATGGAAAGAAAGAAAAAAACATGCCGAAACCATTGTTGAAGAGATTAGAGATGAAGTGAAACAACTGCCACTGGCAGTCTATCCTTGGAGTGATAATATAGGACTTGATGCACTACAAGACGATAGCAACTCCGATTCATCTATTGTTGTCGCCATAAAATCCCCTAAAAGCTACGTTGAAATTGAAAGGATCGCATCTGCTTTGAGCGAACGTTTTGGAAACGATGGCATCTTAAAAGATGCCCACTCCGATTTAAATATGAATCAATTATCTATAGCGGTAGTTCTAAAACGCGAAGCTCTTACTCAATTAAATATCTCAGAAAAAAATATTTCAATGGCACTTCAAACTATGAGTGATCGCATGAGAGCTTCGAGCTTTAACCTGGAAGGCCAAAGTTATTCCGTCTATCTCAGTTCTTCATCGCAGGTAAAAGATCTTGAGCTCGTTTATCTATCAACCAAAAATGGTACCCAAGTTCCCTTATCTACTGTTGCAAACATCGACTATCGAGTTCAGGCTCCTACCCTGAGGCATCTTAATCAAATGAGGACTGCCCAAGTTCTTGCCAATTTAAGTGACAGCACCAGCCTGAGCGATGCAAGAAATTACCTAGATAAAACCATTCCTGATATTGTTCCTGCCGATATGAGTGTGAGCTATGAGGGAGCTTTAGGCATGCAAGAGAGAAGCTCAAAAACTTTTGCATTGCTTTTTTTAGCCGGACTTATATTTATTTTTGCCATTATGGCCATTCAATTCGAAGATATTATCGATCCTCTCATAATTCTTTTAACCGTTCCTTTTGCTTGCATTGGAGGAGCTTTTTTGCTTTGGGTTATGGGCGAAGGAACCAACCTTTATACCCAACTAGGAATGCTTACACTGATTGGTCTGATCACCAAGCACGGAATTCTTTTGACAGAATTTGTAAGCAGCAAACGAAAAATAGGTGTTGATCTAAAATCTGCAGTTTTTGAAGCCGCGCGTTTACGTTTTCGTCCCATTATCATGACAACGGCAGCAATGGTATTAGGAGCACTTCCTCTGATTATCTCATCAGGTGCAGGCAGCGAAGCACGAAGAGCTATCGGAATCGTTATTGTTGGCGGATTAACTTTTGGTACATTATTGGTTTTGTTTGTCTTACCCATCAGTATTTATTCCGTTTACTCTTTAAGAACTCGCTTAGGCAATTAA
- a CDS encoding TolC family protein, whose amino-acid sequence MIRIILLLIFATKLMSKDIQEFALSIIAHPPLISLKQALNEAKKQNYDLQKEYKQLQIASSARDKSFAPLIPRLDFFLAKEAKLFQNNENDNDKAVFKLETKLFDMKSLFAVKSSSDELRAAKYNYEQASNKIFFEVANAYSETLIAQSLAVLAQEELEQYQKQLEVYQKKLQAGLARPLDISRGEYLFNKSKTNLILKKRDFERKRAQLGALISRKELFQVEDFLLESPYFDESLEILQSLAQNTAESNSLKLKYSAQNYSILSEGFNYFPILKTTIEGGLHTPPHDNSSPSHEAFSKIMFTIELPIFNQGLPHAELKKKIAQRDLIELSQRELQLTKHLGINGVLEQIQASQVALTSADLALKAAKKAKKSAERLYKAQEATALELVEANVNFSSAQSLFLNAQLHLKQSKLQLLYLIGKMSEIE is encoded by the coding sequence ATGATACGAATTATTTTGTTACTAATATTCGCAACTAAACTCATGAGCAAAGATATTCAGGAGTTCGCCCTGAGCATCATTGCTCATCCGCCCCTTATCTCATTAAAACAAGCTCTCAATGAGGCAAAAAAACAAAATTATGACTTACAAAAAGAATACAAGCAACTTCAGATTGCAAGCAGCGCTCGGGACAAGTCTTTTGCCCCGCTTATTCCTCGTTTAGATTTTTTCTTGGCAAAAGAAGCTAAGCTTTTTCAAAATAATGAAAACGATAACGACAAGGCTGTTTTCAAGCTTGAGACAAAATTATTTGATATGAAATCATTGTTTGCAGTAAAAAGCTCAAGCGATGAGTTAAGAGCTGCAAAATACAATTATGAACAAGCTTCAAACAAAATTTTTTTTGAGGTGGCCAATGCTTACAGCGAAACACTTATCGCTCAATCTCTTGCTGTCCTTGCTCAAGAAGAGCTTGAGCAGTACCAAAAGCAATTGGAAGTCTATCAAAAAAAATTGCAAGCTGGACTTGCACGCCCTCTCGATATAAGTCGAGGGGAATATCTCTTTAATAAATCAAAAACTAACTTAATTTTGAAAAAAAGAGATTTTGAACGTAAACGCGCCCAACTTGGCGCATTAATAAGCCGTAAAGAACTTTTTCAAGTCGAAGATTTTTTGCTGGAATCACCCTATTTCGATGAAAGTCTGGAAATTTTGCAATCGCTTGCTCAAAATACAGCGGAATCGAATAGCCTTAAATTAAAATATTCTGCACAAAATTATTCTATTTTAAGCGAAGGATTTAATTATTTTCCCATCCTAAAAACCACTATCGAGGGCGGCCTACATACTCCCCCCCATGATAACTCTAGTCCATCACATGAAGCTTTCTCCAAGATAATGTTCACTATAGAATTACCTATTTTCAATCAAGGATTGCCCCATGCTGAGTTAAAAAAGAAAATAGCCCAACGCGATCTAATTGAGCTCTCACAACGAGAACTGCAACTGACAAAGCATTTGGGTATCAATGGAGTACTTGAGCAGATTCAGGCCTCTCAAGTGGCCCTAACAAGCGCAGACCTAGCACTTAAAGCTGCCAAAAAAGCCAAAAAAAGTGCAGAGCGACTCTACAAAGCTCAAGAAGCCACCGCTTTAGAATTGGTTGAAGCCAATGTAAATTTTAGCAGCGCACAAAGTCTATTTCTAAACGCCCAACTGCACCTTAAACAAAGCAAGCTCCAACTTCTTTATCTAATAGGCAAAATGAGCGAAATTGAATGA
- a CDS encoding alkylphosphonate utilization protein, with amino-acid sequence MNKLPNCPSCGGEYSYEDRGMLVCPSCQHEWKASESKADDEENIVRDVNGNELKDGDTVSVIKSLKVKGSSSGVKIGTKVKNIRIIDSVDGHNIDCKIDGVGAMRLKSEFVKKA; translated from the coding sequence ATGAATAAACTACCTAACTGCCCATCGTGTGGTGGTGAATATAGCTATGAGGATCGCGGAATGTTGGTGTGCCCATCGTGCCAGCATGAATGGAAAGCTTCGGAATCTAAGGCGGATGATGAAGAAAATATTGTGAGAGATGTCAATGGCAATGAACTCAAAGATGGCGATACTGTTAGCGTAATTAAGAGCCTCAAGGTTAAAGGATCATCAAGCGGGGTCAAGATTGGCACCAAGGTAAAAAATATTCGCATCATCGACAGCGTTGATGGTCACAATATTGATTGCAAAATCGACGGAGTCGGAGCGATGCGACTCAAATCAGAATTTGTTAAAAAAGCCTGA
- the add gene encoding adenosine deaminase, with protein sequence MSRISYELIHSLPKTDLHCHLDGSLRIETLIELAKNCDVQLPSNDPELLMKHYKYGGVRKSLEEYLLGFEPLVAVMQYKENIERVFFELCEDAAKENVVHLEVRYCPYLLIQKGLSQEEVIEACISASQCAREQLGISVVQILCGLKHSDGASILSVAKLAAQFKNHGVVGFDMAGPEKGFPISDHAEAIALAKKNNLFVTLHAGESYGPESIAQALRVGADRIGHGTTLVEDDELLRYVVDHRVGIESCPLSNLHTGSVQSLEEHPLKTFIDRGVRVSINTDNRLCSNTTVTKEIMTMIEYAKLDLNTIRRFLENGFKSAFISYEKRKQLLQSFNTAWDNLSA encoded by the coding sequence ATGTCTCGAATTTCTTATGAATTAATCCATTCATTACCCAAAACCGATCTTCATTGTCACTTGGATGGCTCTTTAAGAATAGAAACCTTGATAGAACTTGCAAAAAATTGTGATGTCCAACTGCCAAGCAACGATCCAGAACTCTTGATGAAACACTATAAATACGGTGGTGTGAGAAAAAGCTTAGAAGAATATCTTTTGGGTTTTGAGCCATTGGTTGCCGTGATGCAATACAAAGAAAATATTGAGCGTGTATTTTTTGAACTGTGCGAGGATGCCGCAAAAGAAAATGTAGTGCATCTTGAGGTGCGCTACTGCCCTTATCTTTTGATACAAAAAGGCTTAAGTCAAGAGGAGGTTATCGAAGCGTGCATTAGCGCATCGCAGTGTGCAAGAGAACAGCTTGGTATTAGTGTTGTTCAAATACTTTGTGGTCTTAAACATAGCGATGGTGCAAGTATTTTGTCTGTGGCGAAGCTTGCTGCACAATTTAAGAATCATGGTGTAGTTGGTTTTGATATGGCTGGGCCAGAGAAGGGCTTTCCTATCAGTGATCATGCAGAGGCCATTGCTCTTGCCAAAAAAAATAATTTATTCGTTACGCTTCATGCTGGTGAGAGTTACGGGCCTGAGAGTATTGCTCAGGCATTGAGAGTAGGAGCGGATCGTATTGGACACGGAACAACATTGGTAGAAGATGATGAGCTTTTGCGCTATGTCGTGGATCATCGAGTAGGAATTGAAAGTTGTCCGCTATCGAATTTGCACACTGGTTCAGTACAATCTCTCGAGGAACATCCCTTAAAAACTTTTATAGATAGAGGGGTGAGAGTTTCTATCAATACCGATAACCGCCTCTGTTCAAATACTACAGTGACAAAAGAAATTATGACCATGATAGAATACGCCAAGCTCGACTTAAACACTATTCGTAGATTTCTAGAGAACGGCTTTAAAAGTGCCTTTATCTCTTATGAAAAGCGTAAACAGCTTTTGCAGTCATTTAATACTGCGTGGGATAATCTTAGCGCTTAA
- a CDS encoding RluA family pseudouridine synthase, with amino-acid sequence MPAVLIKTEDKDAGMRVDVFLSAQCPDFSRAQIGQFIKDGLVTINNRSIKASYKLMGGEPVCMMPPPPEISHIEPQALPLDILYSDDEIAVINKPKGLVVHPGAGVKTGTLCHALLYHFPSMMAHNQERPGIVHRLDKDTSGVIVIAKTPHALRILSQDFKDRAVNKFYRAFAYGEMQSTRFDLKTGHARHPHNRLRFFTRLPVPKIASSNVRMAHSAFEVQAQKHGVCSLKVKLYTGRTHQIRAHLADMNHPLLGDHLYGGARSLNKLAPIELVKAIDLLCGQALHAETIEFSHPKTRKLMSFTAPLPSQLMAIENYLY; translated from the coding sequence ATGCCGGCTGTTTTGATAAAAACTGAGGATAAAGATGCAGGTATGCGGGTGGACGTTTTTTTGAGCGCCCAATGTCCTGATTTTTCTCGGGCCCAAATAGGTCAATTTATTAAAGATGGTTTGGTAACTATCAATAACAGGAGCATTAAGGCTTCATATAAACTCATGGGGGGGGAGCCTGTATGCATGATGCCACCACCTCCTGAAATTTCGCACATTGAACCTCAAGCGCTTCCGCTCGATATTTTGTACAGCGATGATGAGATTGCTGTGATAAATAAGCCAAAAGGATTGGTGGTTCATCCTGGGGCAGGTGTTAAAACTGGAACTTTATGCCATGCCTTATTGTATCACTTTCCTTCGATGATGGCTCATAATCAAGAGCGACCAGGAATTGTTCATCGTTTGGATAAAGATACATCTGGAGTAATAGTGATTGCTAAAACTCCGCATGCTTTACGCATTCTTAGCCAGGATTTTAAAGATCGAGCAGTCAATAAATTTTATAGAGCTTTCGCCTATGGTGAGATGCAATCGACTAGGTTTGATCTAAAAACGGGGCATGCTCGCCATCCTCACAATCGTTTGCGATTTTTTACTCGATTGCCTGTGCCCAAAATAGCTTCTTCTAACGTGCGTATGGCGCACTCGGCTTTTGAAGTTCAAGCACAAAAACATGGAGTATGTTCGTTAAAGGTTAAACTTTATACTGGACGCACTCACCAAATACGCGCTCATCTTGCCGATATGAATCACCCGCTCTTGGGCGATCATCTCTACGGTGGTGCGCGAAGCCTTAATAAATTAGCGCCAATCGAGCTTGTGAAAGCGATAGATTTATTGTGCGGACAGGCTCTTCATGCAGAAACAATTGAGTTTTCCCACCCGAAGACTAGAAAGTTGATGAGTTTTACTGCGCCGCTTCCTTCACAATTGATGGCCATTGAGAATTATTTATATTAG
- a CDS encoding efflux RND transporter periplasmic adaptor subunit gives MFFLFNFIISLFLSCSLFAKVSERTFIVDILQLQPQKFELKRRYIGSITTDNFSILRSKVTGTIASIDIQAEQKVKSGQLLVSINNRSQKAALEIAIKTHNSLKNKVARLEALKATNDITKNEVDEAQRELLNAQMQLEKARKSLEDTEIRAPFDGTVGVPRVVVGQSVKPDTAIISLRNGNYSISFLVPPKRIKELKIGQALNVDDKNGSITAIEHTVDPKTLTGFARAKIQNCEGCIIGESLLAQVVVAQNPQAIVLSRNAIYYDKGKAFVVKAVSGKNNESRAQITEVVLGNESEGLVEIKSGLSLGDRIVAMDPKRITANALLKETK, from the coding sequence ATGTTCTTTCTTTTTAACTTTATAATTTCACTTTTTCTTTCCTGCTCGCTTTTTGCCAAGGTTAGTGAACGAACCTTTATCGTTGATATTTTACAATTACAGCCGCAAAAATTTGAATTAAAACGCCGTTACATTGGCAGCATTACAACAGATAATTTCAGCATTTTGCGTTCAAAAGTTACAGGCACAATCGCCTCGATCGATATCCAAGCCGAGCAAAAAGTAAAAAGTGGCCAGCTTCTTGTTTCGATCAACAACCGCTCGCAAAAAGCTGCATTAGAAATTGCCATTAAAACTCACAATTCACTCAAAAACAAAGTTGCACGCCTTGAAGCGCTTAAAGCAACAAACGACATAACTAAAAATGAAGTAGATGAGGCACAACGCGAACTGCTCAATGCTCAAATGCAGCTTGAAAAAGCAAGAAAATCTCTAGAAGACACTGAAATTCGGGCACCATTTGACGGTACTGTTGGAGTTCCCCGAGTAGTTGTTGGGCAATCAGTTAAGCCTGACACAGCTATAATTTCTCTGAGAAATGGAAATTACTCCATTAGCTTTTTAGTTCCTCCAAAAAGAATCAAGGAACTAAAGATTGGGCAAGCTCTTAATGTCGATGATAAGAACGGTTCTATTACAGCGATAGAACATACGGTGGATCCAAAAACGTTGACGGGTTTTGCTAGAGCGAAGATCCAAAACTGTGAAGGCTGCATTATTGGTGAAAGTTTACTCGCCCAAGTTGTTGTAGCTCAAAATCCTCAGGCAATCGTACTGAGCCGCAATGCCATTTATTACGATAAAGGCAAAGCTTTTGTAGTCAAAGCTGTGAGTGGAAAAAATAATGAGAGCAGGGCCCAAATTACTGAAGTAGTCCTAGGCAATGAGTCAGAAGGATTGGTTGAGATAAAATCTGGACTTTCCTTAGGTGATCGTATTGTAGCTATGGATCCCAAACGCATAACTGCCAACGCGCTGCTTAAGGAAACAAAATGA
- a CDS encoding peroxiredoxin: MLKVGEVAPDFVLPDQNGESQVFYKMKGSKGAVLFFYPKDGTPGCTAQSCSFRDNYQELKNLGVEIIGISADSPDSHKQFATQHSLPFALLSDESGEVRKKYGVKKTLGILPGRATFVVGLDGKIIFSFSSQLEIQKHVDEAVKVIKDYAQK; the protein is encoded by the coding sequence ATGCTGAAAGTTGGTGAAGTAGCACCAGATTTTGTTTTGCCAGATCAAAATGGAGAAAGCCAAGTTTTTTATAAAATGAAGGGAAGTAAGGGTGCCGTTTTATTTTTTTATCCCAAAGATGGCACTCCAGGATGTACCGCACAGTCATGTTCATTTAGAGATAATTACCAAGAGCTTAAAAATCTTGGTGTTGAAATTATTGGCATAAGTGCAGACTCTCCTGATTCCCATAAACAATTTGCCACCCAACATAGTTTACCTTTTGCACTGCTCAGTGATGAAAGTGGAGAGGTGAGAAAAAAATATGGAGTAAAAAAAACATTGGGTATTCTTCCAGGGCGAGCGACTTTTGTTGTTGGTTTAGATGGAAAAATTATTTTTTCTTTTTCTTCGCAATTGGAAATACAAAAACATGTTGATGAAGCAGTCAAAGTTATTAAAGACTATGCGCAAAAATAA